The following is a genomic window from Labeo rohita strain BAU-BD-2019 chromosome 15, IGBB_LRoh.1.0, whole genome shotgun sequence.
gcattgtatgatctcataaatatttgtaaccacagttttaagatgttaaaaaacattgtcATCTACTCCTTATAGAAAATATAATACGGCACACAACCAACAATCCTTCAtatattattgtacattttatctttggttaaaattaattctaataaaataaaatgcattacagtGTACATTATGAATatctttataatgcattaaacattataaggctttaagtaaagtgttaccaaattttgtcacaaaattttttatttactgagaTGATCAACTAAACGAAAGATGCTAATTAAgagaaatcaaaattgtgaaaaacatttcaaaacaacaatcatattaagtaaattactttgttttaaaaatatgaatgactGCTTGATTGAACAATTCTCTTCAAATTTCTTTAAACTTTGTAACAGTATTAAAACAAATCGGGCTATTTGGAGACTTTTATAAGATGTCTGATCTTTTTGCGGATACCAGGAAAATTTAGACCATAAACAATAGGGTTTACAAAGGGTGGTATAACAATAAATTCCAGTGAAAGGATAACAGCCAGCTCTATAGGAATTTCCCCATCCACAAACCGACTCAAAGTGAGCTCGCAAAAAACAGCAGCTGAGAAATTGAAAAGGATCGCTATGTGTGGAATACAAGTTTGATATGCTTTGCTCCTAAACTCTTGTGAGCTTCTTTGACAAATTATAAGAATTTTAACATaggaatataatataaaactcaAAGGGATACAAATTGTTGTAATTGTTACAATTAGgccataaatattattaatattatggtGGACACAAGACAGTTTCACAATTTCATAGCTGTGGCAGTATACCTTAAACAATTTGTTACCACACATTTTCAGCCTGGCAGTCAAAAGAGCACCAAAACCAACAAAAATCATTGGATAAAGCCATGCTATAACTATTAAAAGAGTTAGAAAACGTGTAGTAATTATGTGGCTGTAATGCAAAGGTTTACTAATTGCCACAAGTCTATCAAATGCCATTAGCATTAATATTGTAAGCTCATGAGCTGCAtatgagtaaatgacaaaactCTGTATGAGGCAAGCTTCATAAGAGATTCTATGTGTATCGTACAGCAGGTCTGTCAGTAACCTTGGGAAAAAGCCAGCTGTACCATATACCGAGTTGATGGACAAACAGGAAATCAAAATGTACATGGGTTGGTGCAATGTCCTTTCCAGAAATACAGCGAGAATAATAAGGACATTAAAGTATATGacaacacagtaaaaaataaaccctaaactgaaaaaaacatattttatgcgCCCAAGattttcaaacaacatgaagtaaaaatatgtttcattTCCCATTTTCCTTTCACAAGGGATACTTTCATTGACCTGAGGAAGAGAGAAAACattataattcatataattttttacaccaacaaataaacaatgttcATCACCTTGGAATGTGTTTAGCCACATGGAATGTAATGTGACCCTAAATGTAAAGTCTTCAGTTAAATTAGTGATTCAGTAATTTAATGAATGTCTAGCAATAATAATTCAGCTGTCTCAAAAACACactttacaaacattacaacCATTGTAAGAAATACCTTCTGATATACACTTCGAAATGACCATCATGGCATCTTTATGAAAATTGCAGGTAATGAGATCTGTTTGTGTTCTGTAACCAGTACACATAGGCTTTTATAGTATCTAACATGTCTCAGGAGATATGTAACTCATGTCTAGCCTTAAAGCACATGTATTTTGACACATATTCTTTGTCACATCCATTGCTATGGTTATTACTTAAGAGAGTAAATCTTTGGAGGAGTACATTCTGAAGCTttgctgtgtgtatgtgtttgctAACGCTAATGCTTTTGCTAAtgcaataaaattataatagtataataatataataataatataataataattgtaataatatagtTCTAATGAGAATATTTGCAAACTTGCGTAACGTAGCACTAAATGTTTTGAGTGGTGAGTGTATTGTGACTAACTTAAATGCCTCTGAAACAGATATGTGTGATATTGGCAACATTGTCCAACGCTGCAAAAACacttatatatgaaatatatatgagTAATATCACACGAGTAGACTTGATATTACCTGCGGCCTCATGCCTATGGCTGAATCACAGCAGTGCCGAtttacagccatatctcaccaCAAGCATGTCCATGGCTACACTAAAGTCATGGCTCTCATTCATAATGAGACTTCCCTTGGCTTCTTCCTAGCCCAGCTTGTCGAGTCTTGGTTAGGAACAAGGGAGACCTGAGGATCACGGTCAGGAATGTTCCGTCGGGCTAGCCCCCATGGAAGTCCGGCCCCTTTCAGTGTAGTCCCGTGGAGCTTCCAAGAGATGGCGCCGGTTCATCCCGCAGTGGACCCAGTGTCCCTTTTGGTTCTCTGGATGAGGATAAGATGTCTAATGCTGCATCAGAGGAGGGGCTATCATCTTCGGAAGCCGAAGACTCTACTGCACAGCACCCCACTATGTTAGAGTCCGGGGCTGAGTTAACAGCCATGCTCCTCCGGGCCACCAAGAGCAACGGGTTGGAGGTAAGCTCTCCATCTTCTGAATGATTGGTATCTGGGCTCCAGATGTGACTCTCAGCCACGCTCCACCCCAGTGCCTTTCTTTCCGGAGGTGCATGAAGAGCTCGCTAAAACGTGGAAGGCCCCTCACCGCCTGTTCAGGTTTGAGCTCTTCCCTCTTCAGTACCCTCGATGGTGGGACAGCCAGGGGGTATGTTGACGTTCCCCAGGTGGAGTGTGTGGCTGCAGTGCATTTATGCCCTCAAAAGGCCACCACCTGGAGGAATCGTCTACGCCTCCTGTCCAAACCCCATAGGCCACCTCCACCCTGCACGCCATGGCCATCCTGCAGGTACACCAGACCAAGACTTTGAAAAAGCTGCAGCAGCCCGTCTGTACTTCAGGACGCTACACTTACCGGGTTGAGCCGCCTTTCTTCCCACAGCTGCTCCACCTCCACGGGCTGAGGGCCTGGTTAGTGCTGCCCAGCCTGACGGATCATCCCTAGGGAAGCATCACCTAATCGTCAGGTTCCTAAGAGGTGCAAAGAGACTAAATCCTCCTAGGTCACACCtcatcccctcttgggatctctccGTGGTCCTCTTGGGATTATGGAGGATCTCTTTGACCCgcttgattcagttcagttgaAATATCTGTCTCTCAAGACTTCGCTCTGGGTCGCGTTCACTTCCATCAAGGACCTGCTGGCATTCTCAGTCAATGAATCATGCCTAGAGTTTGGTCTGGCTGATTCTCACATTGAGACCGCGGCCTGGTTATGTTCCCAAGGTTCCCATCATTCCTTTTTGAGATCAGGTGGTGAAACTGCAAGCGCTGCCCCCGGAGGAGGGAGACCTGGCCTTTGCATTTCTTTCCACCAGgtgatggttggctgggctctgggtctagAGTGGGGCTGGCATCGTCGTTCGCGGTCAACGAAGATTGGCAAGATGCCAGCACCCACTCAACATAGTCGGCGAGGCTCTCTTGAGGACCTTCCCCAGACAGCTGCGCTCATGTGGTGGTGTTAAGTCCCGTGTGGTAGAACAAGCAGAGGCAGCTGTCCGGGTAATGTCTTAACTTGGCTAGAAACACAAAGTCCATGGtgtggtcctcaagagagcGGTCCCCCTGCTCCAGCCGGGTTGTCCGGGTCATCCATaaccaaaaaaaagaagaaaaaaaaaagactgacaaAAGACGTAAACAAAAACGTGGGGTTAACACGACGCTAATTTTTTAAAGGTTCAGTCTTCTGTCACAACACATGagatgaaatgcaatgaaaagtcTTATAATCCACACGTAAATCcacacaggtaaatccacaaaaGGTAGGCAGGAACACACGTATTCATTGACGAGACGGCAAACACTGAACTGGATACAACATATTAAGGTAGgcgaatgatagacagacaggtgcaggtgattaactaataatgacaataacaaggacaggaacaggagcaccatatatgggcacatgagggaaaaacaaatggtccaggggtgtgacagtatcttaaccctctggggtcaaAAAACGCGCCTGCACGGTTTGTGGCAATTTTTCTGATATCACCAAAGAGAAATTCaattactccgtcatttttgatcgtacagataagagcaatatatcaatggaatctgtaaggaatttacttttatttgtgtacactcataataacaacaacactctgtggttttgtgaaataaagcaaacaaacagggtatgcagtctgctgcgttgttttctgtgatcgtcattaagaaatgcgtcattaaaatgaactaaaactcagcgaatactccacacagagacatgagagagatatctatagaaagcctgatatGTCTGTCTGCATGAAACCAAccccatgtccagtctttctcatcagacctaattatttttaatttgatcacgcccaTGAGCTACTTTaggtttgttattataatcagccacATGGAGGCGCAAGTGGCATACCGCCCACAtcaacgtaaacaaagcaggGACCTCACTTTGTTTATCTCGGCTATttgcatcttgttactggaagaagacgcgctgtgAGGAGTAAGATTTATATTACCCTCAGAGGAAGAACACGATGCAATGCACGGCGAGATCCACCGAAGgggtaagtctttcttttattagcctacttacgttagttgttgtgttactgtgacataacttgtacacattatagtagttagttttttccaaactataattcctgactagaTGTTCAAtcaagtgaaacgttatgaagtatgtttcattttattgcattgaaatgtttcgtgacgccaggatgtttttttatgttctataaaataaaaatgacatgatataaaagtaatagtgtttacactgtaacactaaATGACAGAatctaagattgtttagaccaaactactgtcatatactctgttcatgaatagatgtttatgacgtgcttaacaataataaattagtttcccagacgtaaaatggttttgtattgtatagTACAT
Proteins encoded in this region:
- the LOC127176759 gene encoding olfactory receptor 52E4-like encodes the protein MGNETYFYFMLFENLGRIKYVFFSLGFIFYCVVIYFNVLIILAVFLERTLHQPMYILISCLSINSVYGTAGFFPRLLTDLLYDTHRISYEACLIQSFVIYSYAAHELTILMLMAFDRLVAISKPLHYSHIITTRFLTLLIVIAWLYPMIFVGFGALLTARLKMCGNKLFKVYCHSYEIVKLSCVHHNINNIYGLIVTITTICIPLSFILYSYVKILIICQRSSQEFRSKAYQTCIPHIAILFNFSAAVFCELTLSRFVDGEIPIELAVILSLEFIVIPPFVNPIVYGLNFPGIRKKIRHLIKVSK